The following proteins come from a genomic window of Gadus morhua chromosome 11, gadMor3.0, whole genome shotgun sequence:
- the selenoe gene encoding selenoprotein e, with protein MCRKMWAFYLVVILAISADASGNDSHSPVEETRVIARGKLLAPSVVGUSIKKMPELHQFLMERWALYHNLEYDSSEEKEPRLIFYDDRDEVVQSVPVKEMTADAIGQLLEARGFYRRSQKGEEVPEEFQNFPLHAPRDEL; from the exons atgtgtcGTAAAATGTGGGCCTTTTACTTAGTCGTGATTCTGGCGATCTCCGCCGACGCGTCAGGGAATGACAGCCACTCTCCGGTGGAAGAGACGCGGGTCATCGCTCGGGGGAAACTGCTG GCTCCCAGCGTGGTCGGGTGAAGCATCAAGAAGATGCCGGAACTCCACCAATTCCTGATGGAGCGCTGGGCACTGTA CCATAACCTGGAGTATGATTCCtcggaggagaaggagcccCGTCTGATCTTCTACGATGACAGGGACGAGGTGGTGCAG TCGGTCCCTGTGAAAGAGATGACAGCGGACGCCATCGGCCAGCTGCTGGAGGCCCGCGGATTCTACAGGAGGAGccagaagggagaggaggttcCCGAGGAGTTCCAGAACTTCCCCCTGCACGCCCCCAGAGACGAGCTCTGA
- the LOC115554545 gene encoding transmembrane protein 17A-like: protein MPVFFSPGPQTLRAGLSYVGSAVFANNRTMDSDVAQEQDDRSAVHELVSHLPLQMLLYFNMFYFPCWWASAVAMLHLKVLLKLEWKMNVRNLFWNRKRTTLDSK from the exons ATGCCGGTGTTCTTCTCCCCCGGGCCGCAGACGCTGCGCGCCGGGCTGTCCTACGTCGGGAGCGCCGTGTTCGCAAACAACCGCACGATGGACAGCGACGTGGCCCAGGAGCAGGACGACAGATCAG CGGTCCACGAGCTGGTGTCCCACCTGCCGCTCCAGATGCTGCTCTACTTCAACATGTTCTACTTCCCCTGCTGGTGGGCGTCCGCTGTGGCCATGCTCCACCTCAAG gttCTCCTGAAGCTGGAATGGAAGATGAATGTCAGAAACCTCTTCTGGAACCGAAAGA GAACGACTCTGGACTCAAAGTGA